The Rosa rugosa chromosome 1, drRosRugo1.1, whole genome shotgun sequence genomic sequence GTCGAACCCGAGCTAACCCAGAAACCCAAATCAGCAAAACTCCATCAATTTCAAAGACTAATTAATCTAACATGTAGAGAAAGGCGAGAGGAGGAATTTCTATACCTAATGCGGCCCAGAAAGTGGCCGGAAATTGCTTAACTTTGCCGGAGGAGTCAGATCTTCTCACCGTCGTTTCTCCCTCCTCGTCCGGTGCATGGGCGATCTGAGGCCACAGGCGTGACGACGACGATGAGAGGAAGAGAATAGGGGTCTTGCGTCGttgatcggtggccggaggtgagAGTTCCGGTCGGGTTTCCCTTGCCggtcgtctctctctcttttgggTCAGAAGCTCCCATCTCTCTCTCGAGATTTCTGGATCACTCCTTTGATCCCAGGCCCATTTATAAACTCCTTCATTTGTTTTTGGACGGCTGTGATCAAGCGGTGCCCAATGGACGGCCTTGATTGCACCGctggttttctttttattttctaaaatctcTAAACTTCATAAAATCACGGTAAATAGCTCGAgtatccgaaaaattccccgaaaattttcacgaactcgtcgtgacgtGTACTTTACTATCTAactcctaaattgaggatttcactttatgaaaatttctgaaaatttcctcgAGCATCTTGACCTTTATCGAGATCGTTGAATTGTTTCGCGTACGATCTCCGTTAAGCTCGatacatttttccggggctcacaggcgtgacagcaccgttcgggtgcggtagTCGGGGgtgtgtcccttgacctgacttctatcaagcgattgtggacgaggagagcaccaacctcgtcgtgggattctttctgcctcgtgatgaggacttttgctgagcttcttgaaaatcacaatcgatactcgatgttgtagatcgagcagagcgagaaccactgagaagtagagagaacttgctaaagcgtgactttagcttggctggtttgcgagggcgttacccttgcttggctggttccgtaaccgttgtggtcgtggtactacaatcggctcccgaggagactaggaccgaagtacgttgacagagggtttggtggcactgaaagtcggcttctgagaaaactgggactaggagtgtgatcaccggtaagagaaagagaaggagaggagttgctcttagagaggttgctctagagagaacttagatcatcttagagatgttttgatgaatgaattggtttgtatgatacttgttgtagcctctatatataggctaccaagcaacactatttggccttaaacaactcataatgggttaggttttagcacttaaacattaatggaatgttaggtttgaatacttaaacacttaatggaatttgttaggtttaagtcattttctgctcccttatccttcaatttttatctccactaagaactcagattcaaccttcgatttcttcatatgaaatgatccaccatgaatgtagattattgtggtaaaatttcagaatttatttccatatggttgggccggaaatgctgctggacctcttacaggtccagttttccagttttacttctgcagaaaattggattgattgtttgaaggccttccactcaaaactagctctgacacttttcataagaaatgatccttggcctgtctagaattaatctacaaagttttagctcatttggctttcatttggttagtctgccgcccctccttccttgtttagctcggtttctcctagccgaataAGTAGAAAAATGtgcaaaagttgacttttcattttcatgcttccatcatttccttttcttgaagcttgcataatcttccatagtaggcttcatttagcctctaaataatatatttcgaacttgtcaacaatatatagcttgagccactgactttggctcaatttctcaagGACACGTCTTGTTaagccaaaatgctcattttgggtccaaacaggatCCGAACTCCCAATCGTATTTGAAGAAGGTTTATTGTCTAAGAATTGGATTCAAACTCCAAAGATTTATTGTTACAAGGATCTACTCAGCTACTTACGTCACTGAAAGTACTGGTTTATGGTTTTAGAAAACTATGCGGCAAGCCAAGGTCATACCATGTATGCCTAGACCAATCTAAGCTCATGAATTCTTTGTACCTTGTCGCGGTAATGTAGTGTAAGAGTTGCATAGTTGATTAGGCCATGTCAAATTACCATAAACTAAAAGCAAGAAATAAAAACATACGATTTTACATGTTTTTCAAATGCTTTTAATCGTCTCGACAATGATTTAATTTTTGTCGTGCTCTACTCTAAATATACGTTATCATTATTGTAGTATGGGTTAATAGTCTTGAGTATTGACGCGTCCCTAATCAATGATCATGAGATGATGAAAAGGTAATGAAATATTGTAAAATTGATAAAGAAAGTCCATATAAATTACCAATCAATAAGCAAATTTAAAAGGGAACTAAAACCAACAACAAAACAgtaaaaaacagtgaatagcaTGAGCTCACGAATTTTTTCTACCTTGTGGCGCTAATATAATGTAAGAGTTGCTTAGTTGTTTAGGCCATGTCCAGTTATCAtgaactaaaagaaaaaaacaaaagcattcgatttatatattatttaatTACTTTTAATCGTCTCCTCAGTAACTTATTTATGTCGTACGTACTATACTATGAAAATACGTTAATATTATTGTAGTCTTGTTTGGTAGCGGTGAGTATTGTTATATAAGTTACCTATCAATAAGCAAAGTTTAAAAGggaacagaaagaagaaaaaaacagtgAAGCTAAACTTCGTCGAACGAGGGACTACGATCGAGGTTTATGGCCATGAACTCTGAGCCGATATATGCAAGTAGACTCCGGGCTTCCATGGTTGTATGCAAACTGCAACTCCACCATGTTAACAACGGCCCCATCACCGGCCTTCGCCACCGATCCCGACACACCAAACGTCTGAACACTGCCCTTCCCAACGTCGTAACTGAACTCGGCCAAAACAAACTCACTCTTCTCGCTATCGGTCAACCAACCAGTGACACGGCAATTTATGGGAGCATCGGACCGGTCATCAACAACATAATCCTCAATATGTTCAATACAATCAATAGTAATAGTCTCCGGCACAATAGGCTCCCTTAGCTTGTGCACAACATAGCCACTCCTCCCTTTCAATGGAAAACACCGCGGCCGATCTCCGAAACTAGGGCTCGACATCTGACAGGCTTTATGGTGAACCCCATTCCACCACGTACTCCACCAGCCAAGCCATGGCCAGTCACTCTCATAATGAGGCTCAGAATGGTCCACAACGGTGGCACCCCAACTAGCCGCGGCGTCCGCCCGTGCGAGCCTGTCCGCCGCGTCCTTCTGAATCGCCTTCTCGACCCTATTGTCAATAGCTCTGTGCCCAACAACGACGATCAGCTCAAGGAAAAGAAGCAAACCGGCAGAGAGAATGAGGAAGTCGAGCCAACGAGGCGATTTGTTAACGGTTGGGGTATGGCGAGAGGGGAGAGCGGAATAAGGTGTATGGGCGGGTCTTTTGGTTTGAGCAGTGACGGCCATCTCTGTTATTTTAGTTGGAGATTTTTATTGGTGGCCTGTTATTGGTATTAGAACTAAAatataaaagataaaaaaaatagataaaataAGTTAAAATTATAAACTCTTTGAAATCATTTGTGACACAATACTATAAATAAAATTGAGTCTTAAAGTTAATCATAGTCAGATCTCTCTCTGAGAAAACCCTAAGGAGGCTTCAGAACCTTGAAAatattctcgtccggcggcgcccggtCGCCGGGGGGTCTCCAGCCACACCGCCACCAtgggtttgctgccggacgggaggtCTAAATGCTCATGGAATTGTCGGAGGGAATTTGCTCGGGTTTTGTCAACAGTTCGGCTGGGTTTGTTCGATGGGGTGTTCGTGGCTTTACGGATCCGGTCATCGATCCTCGCTGTTGGGTTCTCGGATAGCCGGTGCCCTCGATTTCGATTCGACGGCGGGGTACAGTCACGGGCCTGGAACAGCGTTGGGTTTCTGTGCTGGATGCATCTCGTGGCGGCGTTGGCTTGGGACGGCTTGGAGGCAAGGCGGAGAGAGCAACGCGGGTCGGGCGATGTGGGTCAGCCGGAGCGAGGTCGGGTCGGTGGAGGTCCGAAGGGATGGTGGGAGGCAAGGTGGACTGGCCCGAACCAGAGTGATGGGCCTGGAGCAAGTTTTTCTTGGTGGACTTCCTATTGGGCCGCTAACTGTTAGGCTGGGGTTTTGCCCTAGTCCATTGCTATTTTGGgctggggtttaggctcttggcccaaacctatgtttttagcttttgtctaattacaataagtttcttgtattaGAAACCTAATGAGTGtagtttggcttgtctattcGCTATGTTTCCATCGCTTTTAGGCTCGCTTTTAAAGTGAgcgattagttcgaatatagttggtctatcctatgtactactgtggctcctccacgaaaccttgatctggccattgttatgtgtcagcgggtgagtatgtaatggccttcttggcatgcgctattatcaatggaattaccattcattcaaaaaaaatttgagtcTTAAAGTTGAACATGAATCATTATAAAAATTGACTACTACTAATCTTATAATTACTAATCTCTTAGACTAATCATACAAGCACGCAAATAACATAACATGATCATTATGAATTCATGATATTATTTGCATTATAATTCTTCTGGGTAATATCTTATAGACTTcgctttgtaattttcttttctcctcaaaaaataaaatgaaaatggtgAAAGGCTGAAGGCACGAGAATAAGTACGGAAGCGACATCTTTGAGTgtatttttttagaaaaaactAGAAGACAACggaaactaaacaaaaaaacTCTAAGGCAAATTGACTCAAAAAggtcaaagttttttttttttttttttttttgagttgaaaatgTCACACTTTTATAAATTTCAtcaagcagtacaataatggCTTGCCCATAGGGCCGTCAGAATAAGCCATTACATAGAGTACACTACACTAGCACACCCCTCACACAAGCATACTACTCAGCACAcccctagcacacccaccttttttTATTAAGCGCAAAATCAAGAGAACACAGTTGCCCCaagaacaaacaaaaataaccaAGAAGCAACATGTCCCCTGTCGATCTCTTCCactcaataaaagaaaaaggactTAACATCCTTTTATAAAAAAGAATGCAGGCccaaaactaaactaaaaattaaacaattaGGAACCaataaaacccaaaaccacCCCCTACAAAGGCCTAAACCCCAATATGAGGCCCAGGAACTACAACCTAGGAGAACCTTAGCAAGCATGACGAACGCAGCCCCTGCCATGCCGCCAAGCTCAGCCCCTGCAACGCCACCACCACAGGTCTCGCCTCCGTCGCCAATACCAACAACCCTTTTGTCTATATAACCCGCAATAGCAATACCACCGCAAAACCAGACCCTACCTTGGTCGTCTTCCACAGCAGCACCTCTCCCACCAGTACTCGACACCATTAACACCCCACGCAAAACCTGATCCCATCCTTCAGTGTCGAACGCCGATCGAGACATCAACCCGATGCAATCACTACCATCATCCACGGGTCAAATATCGAGTCCCTCCCTCGCAGCCATCCTCAACAAAGAGCCCGCATCACTATCATACCGATCCCACCTCATATCGGTCCCAGAACCACCATCACCATAGCAAGCACCGGTGACGAGAAAAATAAGGCAGCATCCTAGGAGCAAGGAGCCCCGTCGAGTAGTCCCGCCGGCACCACCAAGAATTAGACTAGAGAAAGGCGAAAGGACACCCGTCGTAGTCAAGAACACAAGACCACCACCACCCGAAGATAGCCGCCGTCGAGAAACCTCCCTTGCGGGAGTCAGAGAAGAGAGCATATTTGCTCCCATAactaggggtgggcataaaCCGAACCGGGAGTcgaaaaccggccgaaccgggcCTGAAAAACGGTCCGGTAACCAAACtgattgagaaaagcagtcaaaAACTCATCAGCCGAACCGAACCAGATCTTTCCGGTTCGGGACCGGTTCAGCCTTTCAAACCGACAGAAGTCAACCGAATTTgaccgaattttaaatacatatatatttttaatgtGTTGTCTCTTTCTTATTGGATGATTGTTGTTTATGTTGCACCTTACCACACACAATTGCAACTACCTCATATAAATTCTTATAACCCTAGAGATATCAGCCTCATTCTCCACAACCTCAGGCCCTCactcttatctctctctctcttcaactCTCATTCCTCTCTGTCTCTCGCCATCTTCCACAAAAGATTAGGCCGCAACAAAATTAGGCCATGTCCTTCCGAGACTAGATGAGGCGATCTATGTTCTTCATCAGATACGTCCACTGCGGCTAATTGACGGACTATATCCCCCAATTAAGGTGGCCGTTCTCGGTGTTCTCCATCATCTCCATCAGGTGTTCTTTTTAATTGTATGTAATATTCTATTCGATTTGGATAGGGTGTTAGACTAATAGGTCAATTTTATCTCTTTTTAGGTTGAGATCATATTGGGTTTATATTAGATATGATTATGATTATGGTTTATGTCTTTATGATTTTTGAACTATGTATTGCAGGCTATGGAATCGTAGATCTGGAGGGGATGAGATGAAgcttgaattttttctttttcgatgCGATCTGGGAACCGAGAAGTTGTGTTTAAAGCTTTGATATTTTCTTGTtgctattaatttttttttcttatgaatTTTGGCACTCTTGATTATAGCAAACCCAGATCAATATGTTTGTTGAGATTAGTACTAAGCTTCAGAGTTTTATTTTGGATTGTTTGCTGAGATTAgtgtatttgtttttgttttgttttctttggttaaCAGTATGTACTATGTATAATTAGATCAGCCCCGGAAAAGAAAGTTTACAGCCGCTCCTTCATGCGTTTCAAGCTGTGATCTTGAACTTGAAGCCCAGAAAATGAGCTTTATGTTCATCAGATATAATGATAAAAATTGGAATTGGTTAAGAATatgaattaaaaatatgagagTGAAGGCCCATAAAAACATTCAATTGCAAAAAGAAAAAGCCCAttaaaatttgaaataaaaaagCCCATCTAAAACAGACACTGAACCAGGCCGAATTGAAAATTCGGTAACCCGAAGTTTTCGGCCCAGCCCATTCTCTCTCGGTTCTCGGTCCAAATTTTGGCCCAACCGATAAGTCTGGGTCGGACTCGGTTTGGGCCCAAAACCAAGCCGACCCgacccgcgcccacccctaccCATAACGATAATTCAAAAAGGACAAAGTTAGAAACATTTAGGGCATTAGGGGGAGGCTGATCTTCCCAAACTCTAATCGCTATTTCAACAACGTTATTTCCGGTTACACGTGTGGAGGTTAAAGCTAGGGTAAACCAAATAAAAGGCCCAACAAAGGTCCCATTCTACTGACCAAAACGACCCTCCTGAAATTATCAAAGCAGAATTAGAAAGCACACTATAGATGTTAAAAGATGCTACAATGCTTGTGTTCAGTAGGCAATGTGAACGCATGCATGGTTAGGTTTTCCAAGCAACGCATTTTCATTCCACAAGAGAGAAGAATGTAAATACAGCGAAGTTAAACGTGTTCCATTTGTTGCATTCAAGATCACAGCACTAAACCACAAGGGATCGGACTCTCAACCTACCGTTTTGAGCTTACAGATCTTGAATTGAATAGTAAGGCGAGACTACGATTCTGAATGAGCGGCTCTTGATAGATGATTTCAATTTCAAAGATTAGAATCCTGCTAATTGATTAGACTTTAGATAATTTTGTTGAGAAATTCAAATCAGCTCTAGTATGGGCCTAAAAATACAAGGGCCATGAAAGTTGGGAAAATACAAACTCTGTGTCACCAAAATAGTTGCGCTAACAACAGATGAAATGAATGCCAACCATGCAGACCTGCTTGAAAACAAAGAGACTGCAAGAATTCAAATCATTTGGGCTAAAACAACAGTTGGAGTGCAAGCAAACCATGACGACCTGTAGCTGAATTTTAAAAAGACAAAATTCAAAATAGttgaaaaaaaattggtgaAGAAAAAAATTTCCAAGGACCAAATCATGGCTCAAAAACAACATACAAAGGGGAACAATGATTTCCAAATTggtgtaaaaaaaataaaaaataaataaaaataaaggtaCAAAATTTAATAGAATATATGAAAGCTGAAATCAGGagtttattttctgttttcaatAAATCCCGACCAACTTTTGGTTCGGAGGTGTGGGCGTTGTCCCGGTCTGCGCACCTTGCGTGCcatgtctgctctaggtaggcggcgagttccttgctttgtcaaatggttgcagcctcctagtggcagaatgaaaccAAGTGTTACCGGAGTGTCTTTCCGGTGGCAatatagtgggaaagctgatagTATTAGTAATTTATGGCTCCACGTGAGCATTgtctttccgctatgtcaccatatttgtaaagcgaatagagtagcctatagagcactcttcgctaattagtgcatgttagaatgcatatttttaattgaaacACCTGTTATTATCTCGGGTGATTCTCTTagtgcttattgtaatttggggtttaggcaatatgtccccccccccatgtattatttggtttcattaatggttaaggcttaagggcagccaTACTGGccctattttcaaaaaaaaaaaaaaaactgaaatcaGTTGATTTTCCAAAGACTTGGCTCATAGGAACTGTGCACCCAATTAAATCTCAAAATCTTGAAATATAATCGATTTTAGGTTTCAGAGGAATGTCATTTAGGTATCAATAGAATATATAAAATTGTAACCAAAAAATCAATAGAATATataaaagggtccttgacccatagccccaaaatgaacaaaaattatctcatttaccccaccaacagatttttgttcccacctacccaatttaacaccaaatgaccattttgcccttaaatcaattaattaattacatccaCGGCcactctatctctctcctcctccgatccgatctctctctctctctctcccctccccaTCCAAAATCTGATTCCGGTGCCGGACATATCCAGCCACCCTCGAATAGCGCCTCGCTCAGCCCCACCGCAGATCAGTCCTCTCCGGCGAGATTCCCCGGAGCATCTCCAACTTGCCTTTTCTCTCTCCATGCTGGCTTGTCCAGGACCACGCCTCCAACCGCCATGGCCTGCACGTCGACGGCGCCGGCAGTCCAAGCTCGAAGACGACGAAGAAGCTCCGATCGAAGCTCCAGCCACACCGacgttcgattgatcggcgatcccGAGCCTCCGTAGCCTCGCCGTCGTCGCTGTTATCGTTACGGCACTCGCCGTCGAGTAGTTGCCCAGCGCCACCATGATCGACGTTCTCCGTGCAGCTAGGTTGGAGTTCCAGTTCGTGCAGCAAGCTTGGAGGTCGCTCTATCCATCACCGGCGGCGAGTTCGTGCTGCAGCCTCTCTATCCATCACCGGCGGCGAGTTCGTGCTGCAGCCTAAACTTCGATTCTAGTGTGCCTGCTTGTGTGTCTCTCGAACTCACCCCATCTGGAAATCAAACAGCACCGTTGAGCTGGGTTTCTCACAGTGCAAGTCTACAACCGgcgaagaaggaagaagagaatGGAGAGCAGCCGGATCTCTCACAATAccggtgggtgcccagatcaattTTTGggtgctcttttttttttttttttttttaagtaatgggacagaaggaaagaaacaaaatgttttaaatgtctattggggggcaatagacgtttttaaattgatataatctcttcgtttttttctttaaacaaagtTTTATTGTCTAAATTTTAGGAGATCAGTTCATTGGGGGTTTAtgagacgtctattagggggcaatacatggctgatagacgtctattggggggcaatagatggttgatagtcgtctattggggggcaatacatggctgaaagtcgtctattggggggcaatagacgtctattgcccctctattgggggcaaaaaaactttccggtgagattttcagcaaattccagtgggcggcagccggtgatcggattccggcgaaagttggccggattccggcgaaagttggccggtgaccgggctccggcgaagtctcccatggtttctctctcttccattttctctctctctctctctctaagtaacaaaagggtgaggggtaaaatggtattaaaaaaaaattaaaaacaaaaaaaaaatcttaatggggtattagggaagactcccttagagtgtattgggtaagagagaattaaaaaaacttaatggggtaagtgggaaaaaaatccctagaaatggggtaaatggacaaaacccctataTAAAATCAGTTAATTTTCCAAAGACTTGGCTCGTACGAGCTGTGCACCTTTAAATCTCAAAATCTTGAAATCAAACACACAAATAATCGATTTTAGCTTTCAAAGGAATGTCGTTTAGGTATCAATCGCAGATAGAAATGAGTACAAGTACAACCATGGTAGCAACATGTAAAactaaaaagaagaaataaaaacatATGATTTACATGTTTTTTGAGTACTTTTAATCGTCTAGATAATGATTCAATTTTTGTCGTGTTTTACTCTAAATATACGTTATTATTGTTGTAGTATGGGTTAATACTTAGTAGTGTTGAGGATTGACGCGTCCCTAATCAATGATCATGAGATGATGAAAGGTAATGAAATATTGTAAAATTGATAAAGAGAAAGTCCATACAAGTTACCAATCAATAAGCAGTTTAAAAGGAACTAAAACCAAcaataaaacagaaaaaaaacagtgaatagcaTAAGGGAATACGAGGTTTATTATGGCCAAGAACTCTGAGCTCATGAATTTTTTCTACCTTGTGGCGCTAATATAGTGTAATAGCTGCTTAGTTGATTAGGCCATGTCCAGTTATCATGAActaagagaaaacaaaaaaaacaaaaacattcgATCCATTCACTACAAGGAAAAACATGTTTAACAACATGCAATTCACGTTGTCAATCACTTTCAACAACGTTCGGCGAATGTTGTAGATGCCAGAGTCATTAAAAGTCCAAAAGTCCTTAACATCGCGTTTTGCACGTTGTCGAAAACAAGTGAAGCAAGTTgttgtaattattcaacaatgagcTTTGCTCGTTGTCATAACTTTTCGACAACGTTTCAAGCGCGTGTTGTAATTTCAACTCTTAGCATGTTGTCTTTAGTTTTCGACAGCATACATGGTATGTTGTCATATTAATGAATACGTTGTTATAACATTTTAGTATATATTATTGCACCCAATTTGCTGGGCTATGCCTTCCTGTACCTCTATAAACATCCGCCATTACTTAAACACATTCACAAGGCAATACTAGTACACTATAACCATgtatgaaaaatatacatttCATTGCCACATTCTCTTATACATATATTCGAATTCTTTACAAAACATGCATGGCAAAGTACTGAATTCTTTGACCGGATATCTCAATACGATCTGTTAGTGAGTTCTTCACCTGATCCAAGTAAAGAAATGGTGGTGCTACAACAACATCTGTACATTTTACAGGAAAATTAACAGTACTTCGGTTATCTTCAAATCTTCTTGAATGAATATGATTGCCCCACTCATCACACCTACATCTGCCGATTGAAAAAACTTCAGATTTAGCTTGTGTTTCTATTGATAAGCTATATTTAGACAATTGGGATAGAGCTAAatctgcttttttatttttcaatacaAATTGATGAAACCAAGCACAAAGGCTAGCTACAAACAATAACAGCATACTCTGAATACCAAATAATGGTCTACCGACGACTTATAGTTACAAGCCTACACAAAAcataaaacacaaaaccaagaaCAGAGCTGAAAACATATACCAACCTACTTGGTTAGAAACATGTACAGAGGGAGTTGAAAACTGATAGTGAAGTAAAGCATACGTACCATAGCCAAGAAGAACAGAGTTGAGGGAGGCAAAGATTCCTTGAAATTACCTCTAGAATTATATATAACCAAATATATGCCCAAAAAGACCAAAAGAGCTCAACTAGCCAGAGTCCTATATCAGCAAGCTTTTTCAGCTCTCCAGCTTTGGGAACTACAACACAAACAGCAAGGATGGGGAA encodes the following:
- the LOC133743867 gene encoding SUN domain-containing protein 2-like, whose amino-acid sequence is MAVTAQTKRPAHTPYSALPSRHTPTVNKSPRWLDFLILSAGLLLFLELIVVVGHRAIDNRVEKAIQKDAADRLARADAAASWGATVVDHSEPHYESDWPWLGWWSTWWNGVHHKACQMSSPSFGDRPRCFPLKGRSGYVVHKLREPIVPETITIDCIEHIEDYVVDDRSDAPINCRVTGWLTDSEKSEFVLAEFSYDVGKGSVQTFGVSGSVAKAGDGAVVNMVELQFAYNHGSPESTCIYRLRVHGHKPRS